Within the Hermetia illucens chromosome 6, iHerIll2.2.curated.20191125, whole genome shotgun sequence genome, the region AATTTATGGGGTGAAGTCTTCTTACGGGTTCAAACCAGGCCAGCGGTAACTAATCAAAAATCGTCTGATACAAAACCATAAATTGCTTTCGGTTcttaatttttaattacttcAATCCTATACCCAAAAGATGCTATACCCAAAAGTAAGGGTCTCGAGTGAATGTGGACTTCGGAtttctcaatccttaaacaaagatTATGATCTGGTTTCCGCTTAACCTACTGAGCTAATCCTTTTAAAAGAATATAATTACACTAAATAGAGAAAAGAATTCGTAATTGGATCGAATTTGACaatatttgcttttatttttatatcaagGATGTAAAAAATAACTGTTGAATAaagttgaattgaaaataaattcaaaaactgcAAAACGCATTCAAGTTAACTTCTTTTGCATACGACAAGATTCTCCTTGGGCTGTAAatgcttcttttcaaaattcgtTTCCTTGATACAACTTGGGAAAtagttttccaaatatttgaaatcCTCATCGAGTGTTTcgccaactttatttaaatttttcgttACAGAGTTCAGTTGGATCTGTGTTTTCATTTCCTAAAATCAGAATAAAATactataaaatctggaaaacagTTATGTGGGTTTCTAAATTTAAGAAAATGGACGGAATAGacaaaatattttgagaaaaaggaaAGCCTATTATATAGCCTTGATATTGTTGTAAGATCAATGGATGTATATATTTATGTTTTCTGAGGGAAGAACACAAAAAATTTTATGTTGACTCGGTCTATTCCTTCAATATTTTGATATTGTAGCAACGCTGCTGCGTTAAAATAATGTTTATTCACTTTTCATAATACTTACATATTGGTTGATGCAAGTCTTTTGCAAGTAAGAATCTGGACACCCAAGAAGAGTGTCAAGGGCACTTGTCATTGACTCCTTAAATTCGCTGCGGAGATATCGAATTTGTCTTAGAGAGGGGTAGAGCGTGTCGAAGGTAGAGTTAAGGCACAGCCTCGAACCGGCTCTTCCTTTTTGGATATCTATCAAATCATCTAAAATCTTATTGACGTGGCAGAGATACTTTCCTGGGTTCCTCATGATTCCTTCTAACATTTGCTCGGTCTTTGATTTTGCTCGCGTTGCCTGATCTTCAGCTATCTCTATTCGAAGGATTTGGTCCTGCAATAACTGGCTTATTGCTACCTTATCTACATGGCTGCTGTACATGATCAACGAAGGATATCTCGTTTTCAGAAGTGGCATATTCTCAGACACGCCTTTGGCCGCAATTGCTGCATTGGACAGAGTCtagaggaaaatatttttagattGTTAATTGGTTGTGGAAATGTTTCCAAAAATTATTGCTAGGTAGGCAGCCTGTACTGTAATTCATTTTTTCATAGTGAGGATAAAAAGATTGATTCTTTCAGCACTGATCTTCACAATATAAGAAATTAGTGTTGACATGATTAATTTTAGATGTCAAACCTGCATTTAAATAGAATAGGATTCCGGCTAACTGCATTAAAAGAAACTTTTCGATCCATCTTAAAACTTTTTGTTTTCCAACTTGCATCACTTTTTGTGTGTTAAAGCTGGAGAGAacgtaaaaaatttaaatagtcTGCTTCCAgcttttataatttttgatatccgtgatcgatatggggctacaccgatggtggaaaaactgcgagagaggggtcttcgatgttatgatcacgtaattcgcgctgacgagaatattggtctaaacatcgaagtcgatggtaaacgaccaaaatgcaggccgaaagaacggtggcttgatacgctggatggagatttaaaagcctcgagattgcatccaggcatttgataaaataaaatggcgaaaccgatcacaacgaggcgaccccgcttttgaacgggacaatggctgaagaaaaagaaggaagaaaatatTCGTCCTATATGTTGTACCATATATGCCTATGATTCACCTCTGTAGGGGGCATAACGAGTCAACCACACTCACCCGCCATCGTTGATAGTTTACTGAGATACGGAAATTCCCGGCAGATTACCCAATGACAGGTTGCAGATAAGTGCTGAAGAAAATTTAACGCATTTGAGCCACTTCCCATGTGCTACCGtctatagcaacacagaaataaaattaacacaaaACTATCTCAGGTTGACGTTGCTATTGACGTAACAGCATTTCTGGGTTTTACACAAAGCAACAAAGGaagatttaataataataaacattggcgcaacaattcaattggatcagggccttaaagtgtgttagagcacttcattcaagaccgtaacggtacactacaggattacagtaccctataggaggcattgtggtcagcattatgctcggccgagattattaccccgatttgactcaggtactcatttacagctaagtggactggtatccgacgtcaaatcacgatacaaatcccactgccaccggtAGAATtttaaccacgaccttccgtacgacagccttgtgctctaaccactcaactatccggacactatacgCAGATTTAGCGGTGCTAATACACCGAATGACATCAAGTTCTAGCAAAACAGAAAAGACACTTTCGATATACTTATATTATCCATACATATTATCCATCGGATTGAGGACCTTTAAGTTGCTGATATTTATCTTTAGCCCGAATCAAGTCTCTTTCTAAATTAAGAGCCTTTGGCGAATGCCCATGCCCCAGTaagacagtaaacagatttgATCTGCATAGTCGacatatttgaggaaaaatttCCTAGTCCATTGAACAATCCGCGTTCTCCGGACAAGttaacatgaagaacgttaccgataacaagaagaaataatatcgccgAGAAGATACTTTCTTCTTCAAACTTTGTCGCGCCCAGAAACGGGATCGGCCCATTTAGATGGGTTCccccattttgctctgtcaaaggccTTATCCAGGTTGCagtcgcaaggctttcaaaACACCAgccagggtatcaagccatcgttgtttcgaccATCATTTTGCTTGTTTTCAACAATTTCGAtgctcagatcaatcttggcaaatgaattcacgttaacgcgaattacgtgaccatgccatcgacGATGACTTTCACGtttttttttccacgatcggtgtcacctcatatcaatcgcggatgccctcatttcggatgtgatcatgcaaTGTAACGCCATTGATTCAATGCAAAATCTTCATTTCCGTTGCCGTGAGGCCCCGTTAATTGTTTTTTGTAGCCAGCCAACACTCTGGCCCATTGagggcggtaaattttaaatttaaatcgcACAGCTCTGCGTAAGTCACTGTCAATGACAATGCTTATTTCATTAAGATCGGTGGActgaacggtggcttgattcacagtcATTTGAACAATGTCACAAATACGTTTGTTAGAAGTTTGTTCccaaatcttcatgatatgagaGAGGTAATAAGAACACCCTGCTGGGCTAACTTTCTTTTCCATGCTGGAACGGTGGGGGttctttgccagtcagatggtgattcaccttcctcaataacacgCTTGAAAAAGCTCTGtgcctcagtgttgggtcccaattCTTCGCTTCTCACAACTCAGCTGCAATGTCGTTAGATTCCGTTGCTTCCCGAAATTTCATACACGTCGAAATATCAGCAGTGCTGTTAGGAGCGAAATATTCCCTTCATCTATAAAATGCGACTTGtggattggtaagcaaagtactgtttttgtcattaacgtaacagaagtgttcgatatcctgcgttCGttagtgtcggcttttgacaagtcgatatagattTCTCTTGCCATCCCGAATGTTTATCATAGAGAACATTGTAAAGGGGGCCCCCGGGTAACATCGATCACTTTATTTGCTTCAAGGTTTGCATTCCTGTAAATATGACAAttaatcgtcgagaaacttattGCAGAGACGCTTCTTTCCACGTACTTTTATTTGGCCGTTgccattccaaaaccaagtacCTCCGTTGATAAACGACTtccctggcttggtgaccccgaaggttgcataggccgctttgtggatcgtgttccACGATTCTTAGAGATTCATAATAGTGGGTAAGGTGGCGTACGTAAGATCATTTCTTCCTATTAATGTTCTgtataaagcaaaaccttattaaatttggTTTACTGTCGATCGCgcccatttttctcaaaaaacggctatactgattgacaccaaattttgtagaaaaagtgagagtctccatacatgcaaaagggaggtgtaaatttttttttaccgaatataatcaTTTGAGTATCACTGCTGTTGCTTTTCTTAGTTCTAATATTTATTACAGATGGGGCGAGGGCCGAAACTGAGCATTggtaatttctttcatggacctaTTCTAAGGACTTaggaaaccgaaaaatttgaaaaaaaatcacaaagctgccGCCATATGGTGCCTAGTTTTCGAAACactataaattttagtaattgactgcaaaacctcccttaggTATATCCAAGAATCATTAAATTTTCGCTTATATAGGTTATAAAACAAAGCACcgttctaccaagtttggtggaaatggtaCTATTgctgacaaagttatactaggttgtATTTGTCGCTTCAGTGTATATTCATTAGACTTTGAACGTCAGTATCatgctaaataaaaataaataaaataataataacagttggcgcaacaacccatattggatcagagctttGAAGTATATGCCagtacttcattgaagaccgtaacgatacagggagcaatgtggtcagctttgggatcgcccgagattattaccctgatttgcctcaggtactgattcacagctgagtctattgctatccgatatccagtcacgataataaatcCCTCTCCCACcaccgagatttgaaccgcgaccttccgttagACAGCCCACTGCTCTAACCACTTCCGTCAACCGAACACTAAagtaaatattctgacataatgggTCCATATATATTACGTAGGTACTGATGGGACAAATTTCAATTCAGATACATTTATATAAggacacaaaacatttcatatttGAAACACCTATTTTCTTGTTTCCTGACTTATTTCTCACTAAATTGCtaccatttaatacgcggcggATTGCTGCATTCCTCACGatcggtggcttaattagcAAAACCGCAATCAggggccgatgttgaggtatgATTGTCTCACGGGAACGGGATGACCGTCAATGACGGTGATAATGCTGTCAATACAGAAGAACTCATATCAAGTTAGCCATCAATATTGTCAAGCGACTGGCCAAAAGTTTCTGCCGCTTGGCCAGTAAGTTTCCTGATGTCCGATACAGTAGCGACAGGCAAAAGAGGTTAAGCAAACATCAGATGATGGGTCCTTTCGAGCCCGATGTTAGCatctctcttgttatgcacaatCAGAAGGCAAATCCTAAATCTACATCTGACCGCGATATGGTGGATCTGATGAGGAAGCATTGAAAGTTGCGAAACTCTGCAAACATGTTGCTATGCTCACGGAGACCGAACCTCCTCATCACATCTCCGAGCAAGATGTTAGGGGAGCACACCTtggaattcagatcacccatcacattcacaatgttacctttaggaagcctctcctcaaCTGCGCGTAATTACGAATAGAAAGCGTTCGTCTTCTCTGTATCGGAAACCTTGGTTGATTTATAGCAGTGTACAAATGGAGACTGAAGGTGACCGGGGACCTTGCCGTCAAGATCATAATAGAAACCGATTTCCATATCAAAACCGACAATTGATACCGTTGCCGAGGAGCgtccacatttcagaaaccaaaaaTGAGTGGTTTTCGATGCCCAAGTGTCGTAGTCGTGAGGTTAACCCCGATCCGAGATGTTGTTGAAGTTCCGGTAGAAGTATAGCTTCGAAATTTCAGACGCCTGTCCGACAAGCactttgagtatattcttaaaTTCTCAAGCACTATTatccttctttgcaaattttattCCTAGCAGGATACGTTAAGGTTCACTGTGAAAGAGGACAACTGATCTTCGAAATAGcgatattttaaaaatagaaaaatactcGCCAATATCGTAAAAAATAGTCTTCATAATATTTTACGCTGTtcgttttcgagaaaactcccctACTGACTCCTGGAATCTTTCATTCGTCGGTAAAGATATTAGAACCTTGCAACAGATCGCCTCCGTGAATTCGTCTTGCAAACacctatatttcgggagccacttgTTGCCTTTATCAGTGGTAATAAGTCTAAGCTGTTGCActaatgaaggaaacaagtggttcccgaaatatgggtatttgcaagaccaataaattaacactagagaataggaaaaacacGTTTTTAGTACTTCAAATTCCTCCTTTTGTTTTCCAGGTTCGAGCGAGGTCCCATGCATCTTTTCTAACAGGCTAGCTtcatccaaactacaatttttatttttcaatgtagatatacatttcggaagcaacttaccCCTTGATCATAGTAGCTTTTTACTGATGAAgaaggtaagttgctcccgaaatatatacctgcattgaaaaataaaaattgtagtttggaggaagctactggtctatcaatttcccATGCATCAGTTATGAATGCACGGGAATttttgcaaaatgtcacgtgagCCACTGAAGTGTctatattcccgagcctggttagGACAGAACCATGCAAGTGCGTCTCGTGTCTCATCGACAGCGGGAGTggaacttcagtatttgcgggcgaactatcactgtcagtttcgccaacatttttggtttttgggatTGTTCTTGCCTCCTAGGTCG harbors:
- the LOC119660037 gene encoding uncharacterized protein LOC119660037; the protein is MKLYILVLISFGVLDTLSNAAIAAKGVSENMPLLKTRYPSLIMYSSHVDKVAISQLLQDQILRIEIAEDQATRAKSKTEQMLEGIMRNPGKYLCHVNKILDDLIDIQKGRAGSRLCLNSTFDTLYPSLRQIRYLRSEFKESMTSALDTLLGCPDSYLQKTCINQYEMKTQIQLNSVTKNLNKVGETLDEDFKYLENYFPSCIKETNFEKKHLQPKENLVLFFTSLI